The nucleotide window TAGTAATTCTCTAAAGTCTCTTACCCAATCATCTTCATTCTCTCCACTCTCTCCCATTAAAATAGGCACATTATATGTTTCCCGGAAATCCAAATATTCTTGGATTTCCTTTTGCTCAGGTGACATCCAATATTTATGGAAGGTGTATACTAAATTGTCATCAAATGGCTCTGAAAACACGGAAAAATCTGTCTCCCAAACAGCTCCACCCAAAAAAACAATGTGGTGAGGATCAACCTCTCTGATGGCCTTAGTTATTCTTTTGTATAAGGGCTCTAAGTTATGACCTAAAGAATCATTCTTAAAATAATGAGGGATTGGTTCGTTCAATAAATTATATCCAATTACAGTGGTATTATCCGCATAACGTTCAGCTATTTCCTTCCAAATTTCAGTGACTTTTTGTTTCATACCCTCATCGACCATTAACCATGGATAACCATCGCTATTATCGATATTGTCACCAGTTTGACCTCCCGGTGCACCATGCATATCCAACAAAACATAAATATTATGTAATTCACACCATTTAATGGCATCATCAAGATATTTAAAGCCGTGAATATCTCTACCCAAGAAATCATCATGGGTTAACAATCGGTAATCAAAAGGTAACCGTATTAAGTTTACACCTGCATCCGATAACCATTTTATATCTGCTTCGGTAATATAATTTTCAAGGAAGGTATCCCAAAATTTTGTGGTTGCGGTATTTCCAATGAGTTCTCTAACGGCCTGA belongs to Aegicerativicinus sediminis and includes:
- a CDS encoding glycoside hydrolase family 5 protein, whose protein sequence is MRLAFVPILILILVGVSCYNEVKQYAYVNGKEIYSPQGEPMHLTGVNLGNWLLPEGYMFKLKNCNSPRKIDQAVRELIGNTATTKFWDTFLENYITEADIKWLSDAGVNLIRLPFDYRLLTHDDFLGRDIHGFKYLDDAIKWCELHNIYVLLDMHGAPGGQTGDNIDNSDGYPWLMVDEGMKQKVTEIWKEIAERYADNTTVIGYNLLNEPIPHYFKNDSLGHNLEPLYKRITKAIREVDPHHIVFLGGAVWETDFSVFSEPFDDNLVYTFHKYWMSPEQKEIQEYLDFRETYNVPILMGESGENEDDWVRDFRELLDQNDIHWTFWPYKKMDNTRGPMNFHKPEGYDNFIEYAESDRRSFGSIRALKDSLNGIGPKKIESILNQFVENSKFENCYPNEGYCEALGFKISKASTNSP